One window of Scheffersomyces stipitis CBS 6054 chromosome 1, whole genome shotgun sequence genomic DNA carries:
- the DGP3 gene encoding vacuolar diacylglycerol pyrophosphate phosphatase, producing MGLFSPSGVVTYVRSAAFRRFLPDWAIAFALIAYFFIIAEHARPFERQFSLSDLSISHPFAVVERVTGVNCILISSLVPVFVIVVFSAAKFNYSQANNKHAALHSLMLAGLGLVVSLSINGVVTDILKNWISRPRPDFLARCGAKPGTPVGKLVDVSVCTAPLGITILTDGMRSTPSGHSSISFSGLTFLTLWLIGQLKVLKSGAPQPLYKILLSGTPILLASYIALSRTQDYRHHFLDIILGGTIGNFFAFYAYHRYFNKVWSDDSEKPLDDETSDLLPR from the coding sequence ATGGGCCTTTTTTCACCATCCGGAGTAGTCACCTACGTCCGCAGTGCTGCGTTCCGTCGGTTTCTTCCCGATTGGGCCATTGCTTTTGCTCTCATCGCCTACTTTTTCATCATAGCTGAACATGCCCGGCCGTTCGAACGCCAGTTTTCTCTTAGCGACTTGTCCATCTCACATCCTTTTGCTGTTGTCGAACGCGTTACTGGAGTCAATTGCATCTTGATCTCGTCTTTGGTCCCCGTTTTCGTCATTGTCGTATTCCTGGCCGCGAAATTCAACTATTCGCAAGCCAACAATAAGCATGCTGCTCTACACTCCTTGATGCTTGCTGGTTTGGGGCTCGTGGTTTCACTCAGTATCAATGGCGTGGTGACCGacatattgaagaattggatcAGCAGACCCAGACCTGACTTCTTAGCTCGGTGTGGGGCAAAACCTGGCACTCCTGTCGGCAAACTCGTGGACGTCTCAGTGTGTACTGCTCCTTTGGGAATAACCATCTTGACAGACGGAATGAGATCCACACCTTCGGGCCATTCCTCTATCAGTTTCTCTGGCTTGACGTTCTTGACTCTCTGGCTTATTGGACAGCtcaaggtgttgaagtCTGGCGCTCCTCAGCCTCTCTACAAGATCCTACTTTCGGGTACTCCTATTCTTTTAGCCTCTTACATAGCCTTGAGTAGAACTCAGGATTATAGACACCACTTCCTTGACATTATATTAGGTGGCACAATCGGTAACTTCTTTGCCTTCTACGCCTACCACCGCTACTTTAACAAGGTCTGGTCCGATGACTCTGAAAAGCCATTGGACGACGAGACTAGTGATCTTTTACCTCGCTAG
- the DCE1 gene encoding Glutamate decarboxylase (GAD) (ERT D1) (Glutamate decarboxylase/sphingosine phosphate lyase Glutamate decarboxylase (GAD) (ERT D1)): protein MTLSKHIDAEVLETALLKNAVKSKLTKREEYISQYDSEKLVPKYEIPSHSSSGELVYKYLSEELTLDGNPTLNLASFVNTSCDDTQLKLITDNIVKNLADNDEYPSLIDFQQRCISILSNLWHAPTKVDSTGKKVINSIGTATTGSSEAIMLAGLALKKRWQEKRKAAGKSTENPNIIMASVAQVALEKFARYFDVEDRLIHVNEESGHLIDISKIKEAVDENTIGIFVILGSTFTGAFEPVEQISHLLDEIEKEKGLDVRIHVDGASGGFVAPFVYPHLKWDFQIPRVDSINTSGHKFGLTTAGLGWVIWKDSELLPKSLKFSLDYLGGVEETFGLNFSRAGFPVVLQYYNFLTLGKEGYSKIFNSCISNARLLSNILEKSEYFEVLSVIHKEVSDERAAQVYTKVHHVDSKHTKEAIHNEKFEPGLPVVAFRFSKELRETYPEIPQGIFSTLLRNKGYIVPNYHLPPDEGEKEILRVVVRQSLSLNLLEKLVKDSIEAVELLIKSCKDVRDVIHAKHTTEEVDKGLVYSLLLSISSGGVEDKKEIQHEQLKQASVNPKHKRRYRATC from the coding sequence ATGACTTTATCTAAGCATATTGACGCCGAAGTCCTTGAGACGGCactcttgaagaatgctGTCAAGCTGAAGTTGaccaaaagagaagaatacaTCTCTCAGTACGActctgaaaagttggtGCCCAAATACGAAATTCCACTGCACTCATCTTCGGGTGAATTGGTCTACAAATACTTGCTGGAAGAATTGACCTTGGACGGCAACCCCACGTTGAACCTTGCCTCGTTTGTAAACACTAGCTGTGACGACACCCAATTGAAGTTAATTACtgacaatattgtcaagaacttggccGATAACGACGAATACCCTCTGCTTATCGACTTCCAGCAAAGATGTATTAGCATCTTGTCCAATTTGTGGCATGCTCCAACCAAAGTTGACTCCACGGGTAAAAAGGTAATCAACTCAATTGGAACAGCCACAACCGGCTCTTCTGAGGCTATTATGTTAGCTGGGTTggcattgaagaagagatggcaggaaaagagaaaggCTGCTGGTAAGCTGACAGAAAATCCCAACATCATCATGGCCAGTGTTGCCCAGGTTGCCTTGGAAAAGTTTGCCCGTTATTTCGACGTCGAGGACAGACTTATTCATGTCAATGAGGAATCGGGTCACCTTATCGATAtctccaaaatcaaagaagcCGTAGATGAAAACACGATCGGGATCTTTGTGATCCTTGGTTCGACTTTCACCGGTGCGTTCGAGCCTGTTGAGCAAATCTCACACTTGCTTGACGAAATTGAGAAGGAAAAGGGTCTTGATGTAAGAATCCATGTCGATGGTGCTTCAGGTGGGTTCGTAGCTCCGTTTGTCTATCCCCACTTAAAGTGGGATTTCCAGATCCCCAGAGTTGATTCCATCAACACTTCTGGTCACAAGTTTGGTTTAACCACTGCTGGCTTGGGCTGGGTCATTTGGAAGGACAGCGAATTGTTGCCCAAGTCTCTCAAGTTCTCTTTAGACTACTTGGGAGGTGTAGAAGAGACGTTTGGTTTGAACTTCTCCAGAGCTGGTTTCCCAGTGGTTCTCCAGTactacaatttcttgactttggGAAAAGAAGGATACTCTaagatcttcaactcttGTATCTCCAATGCAAGATTGTTGTCCAACATCTTGGAAAAATCTGAGTATTTTGAAGTGTTGTCTGTCATCCACAAGGAAGTGAGTGACGAGAGAGCTGCTCAAGTGTATACCAAGGTTCACCACGTCGATAGCAAACATACCAAGGAAGCTATTCACAACGAGAAGTTTGAACCTGGTTTGCCAGTTGTAGCTTTCAGATTCTCCAAGGAATTGAGAGAAACCTACCCTGAGATTCCCCAGGGTATTTTCTCTACCTTGTTGAGAAACAAGGGCTACATTGTTCCCAACTACCATTTGCCTCCAGATGAAGGAGAAAAGGAAATCTTGAGAGTGGTTGTTCGTCAGTCGCTCAGCTTGAACCTCCTTGAGAAGTTGGTCAAGGACAGCATTGAAGCTGttgagttgttgatcaagtcgtGCAAGGATGTCCGTGACGTTATCCACGCTAAACACACTACAGAAGAGGTGGACAAGGGTCTTGTCTACagcttgttgttgtccATCTCGTCCGGCGGAgtagaagacaagaaggaaatcCAGCACGAGCAGCTTAAGCAGGCCAGTGTCAACCCCAAGCACAAGAGAAGGTACAGAGCTACGTGTTAG
- the EGD1 gene encoding nascent-polypeptide-associated complex beta subunit (RNA polymerase II general transcription factor BTF3 and related proteins; homologous to human BTF3b GAL4 enhancer protein BTF3 homolog EGD1 (GAL4 DNA-binding enhancer protein 1)) has product MPVDPEKLAKLQKAAAKKVGGSRVKAKKVVKTEQDDTKLIEALGKLKATKIENVEEANFFREDGKVLHFNRVGVQGAAASNTFAFTGYPQEKNVTQLIPQILPQLGAENLEILRQLAEQLQAGKAPTELNAGAPAGGDEGIPDLIDGEKFDEVE; this is encoded by the coding sequence atgccagttgatccagaaaaGTTAGCCAAGTTGCAGAAGGCCGCTGCCAAGAAGGTCGGTGGCTCCAGAGTCAAGGCCAAGAAGGTGGTCAAGACCGAACAGGACGACACCAAGTTGATCGAAGCTTTGGGCAAATTGAAGGCTACCAAGATTGagaatgttgaagaagccaacttcttcagagaagACGGTAAGGTCTTGCACTTCAACAGAGTCGGAGTCCAGGGTGCTGCTGCCTCCAACACTTTTGCCTTCACCGGTTACCCTCAAGAGAAGAACGTGACCCAGTTGATTCCCCAGATCTTGCCTCAACTCGGTGCtgaaaacttggaaatcttgaGACAATTGGCCGAACAATTGCAAGCCGGTAAGGCTCCTACCGAGCTTAACGCTGGTGCCCCAGCTGGTGGCGACGAAGGTATCCCAGACTTGATCGACGGCGAAAAGTTCGACGAAGTCGAGTAA
- a CDS encoding predicted protein, producing MPSNEELTTHKVATIISLVLSIWGNAKYAVSKSPFDPDSGFSPGDTPFSGSSIVTFVFWIILYILQITYVFQIFLPDIDSGRLNTTVLVGWHFFIFNAGTYLWSVLFGSGHYFWSEVVVLINFFNILVLYFNHRTYSIKPLGNWLLIHLPTSAFPFSWLFYAIFWNGAVLFKSTGLAARIIANVIVWDFLLVPGFLVLVFGDWGIGISSSIITFGLGLGQIFTKVIALQWIFSFVISGILLLLSVFAAVTG from the coding sequence ATGCCTTCAAACGAAGAACTCACTACTCATAAAGTGGCCACTATCATATCATTGGTGTTGTCTATATGGGGAAATGCCAAGTATGCTGTTTCCAAGTCTCCTTTTGATCCTGACAGTGGCTTTCTGCCTGGCGATACTCCCTTTTCAGGAAGCTCTATAGTGACATTTGTATTTTGGATCATTTTGTACATTCTCCAGATCACCTATGTCTTCCAGATATTTTTGCCAGATATTGATTCTGGCAGGTTGAACACTACAGTTCTTGTAGGTTGgcacttcttcatcttcaatgctGGAACCTATTTGTGGAGTGTCCTCTTTGGACTGGGTCACTATTTTTGGAGTGAAGTTGTAGTGCTTatcaactttttcaatatcttgGTCTTGTACTTTAACCACAGAACCTATTCTATAAAGCCTTTGGGAAATTGGCTCTTGATCCATTTACCTACGTCTGCTTTCCCCTTTTCGTGGTTGTTCTACGCTATTTTCTGGAATGGTGCTGTTTTGTTCAAATCAACAGGTTTAGCTGCCAGGATCATAGCCAACGTTATAGTGTGGGACTTCCTTCTAGTTCCTGGTTTCCTTGTACTTGTATTTGGGGATTGGGGTATTGGTATAAGTTCGTCTATAATCACCTTTGGCTTGGGACTTGGTCAAATCTTCACTAAAGTGATTGCTTTGCAATGGATCTTCTCGTTTGTAATTTCTGGAATTTTGTTGCTCTTGTCAGTCTTTGCTGCTGTGACGGGC
- the GLN32 gene encoding zinc finger transcription factor: protein MAQGNNSNHKQAKPSLGSKISYKPSLSNSAVNEKQPLVVSNLIADTDNSSIEIFKMYQNKNYLPHNQRISNIAWRIQNKKLMSGASGTAPASNRSSSGSVNGIAKPIHRSNSVSSNRSNSISAKNSGPVTVNGSKRDSLDNLNDPNLDEFDYVAHIRRISQEEYNQANIMAKNNNQSNKQSDSINNNTTNSITSPDSSTNTLTSSNSAIFGTMKSSATTATSTSSNKPLEVSFANNNNAKNIPGNNNFLSSYINSLESTLKSDYKLNQNSEFDTSLQSNTVSNSTSVSPPKFKQRQPSVGTGIGKRVLQCTNCQTKTTPLWRKANNGDLLCNACGLFYKLHGVLRPLNNNSGSGSSTNHIANSDPISNSGNNSGNSSASVKNPSDKIISNNNTNLFNGLQSLKSNFSPSSAPKSNINTSNVNQNDRFSSNDFDLSNYDGNKFYDSTNKDMVNMDSFLDFTQPGTNADNNPSRTNIGINSNNANISINANSGLSSSLPVNNFQNHQHTPVGGNNVDEIDKLLNINLFQSDSFTIGNKSGSGFYDLDSQPGQSGLAGVNEDMYVGDQMQQSHLNANLDLDLIDGSQTNGNANGSAGWNWLDFSPPQN from the coding sequence ATGGCACAAGGAAATAACTCCAATCATAAACAAGCTAAACCTTCCCTCGGCTCCAAGATCTCCTACAAGCCCTCATTGTCAAATTCAGCAGTAAACGAGAAACAACCCCTTGTCGTCTCCAACCTTATTGCTGACACAGATAACTCCTCCATcgaaatcttcaagatgtaccagaacaagaactacTTACCCCACAATCAGAGAATCTCCAACATAGCATGGAGAatccagaacaagaagttgatgctGGGTGCCTCCGGAACGGCTCCAGCATCCAACCGTTCAAGCTCTGGCTCTGTTAATGGCATTGCCAAACCCATCCATCGTCTGAATTCAGTGTCTAGTAATCGTTCCAACTCCATCTCAGCCAAGAACTCAGGTCCTGTAACTGTCAATGGATCCAAACGGGATCTGCTTGATAATCTCAACGACCCCAACTTGGACGAATTCGACTACGTAGCCCATATCCGTAGAATCAGCCAGGAAGAATATAACCAGGCTAACATAATGGCGAAGAATAACAACCAAAGTAATAAGCAAAGTGACAGCATCAATAACAACACCACGAACAGTATCACTTCCCCGGATTCAAGCACAAACACTCTTACGTCGCTGAACTCCGCCATCTTTGGAACGATGAAATCTTCAGCTACAACTGCGACAAGCACTTCCAGCAATAAACCACTTGAAGTTTCATTTGctaacaataataatgCTAAGAACATTCCTGGAAATAACAATTTTCTCTCGTCATATATAAATTCTTTGGAATCGACGTTGAAGCTGGACTATAAGCTCAACCAGAATTCCGAGTTCGATACTTCTTTACAATCAAATACGGTGTCCAACTCCACGTCGGTATCTCCACCAAAGTTCAAACAGAGGCAGCCATCGGTCGGTACTGGTATTGGCAAACGAGTATTGCAATGCACCAACTGCCAAACCAAGACGACTCCCTTATGGAGAAAGGCTAACAACGGCGATTTGCTCTGTAACGCCTGTGGATTGTTTTACAAATTACATGGAGTATTGAGGCCATTGAATAATAATTCCGGTTCTGGTTCAAGCACCAATCATATCGCTAACTCCGATCCTATCTCTAATTCTGGCAACAATTCTGGCAATTCCTCTGCCTCGGTGAAAAATCCTAGTGACAAGATCATACTGAATAACAATACCAATCTTTTCAACGGCTTGCAACTGTTGAAGAGCAACTTctctccttcttctgcgCCTAAGTCTAATATCAACACTAGCAACGTCAACCAGAACGATAGGTTTAGCTCTAACGACTTTGACTTGTCCAATTACGACGGTAATAAGTTCTATGATTCTACCAACAAGGATATGGTCAACATGGACAGCTTCCTTGACTTTACTCAACCAGGTACCAACGCTGACAACAATCCTTCTCGCACCAACATCGGtatcaactccaacaatgCCAATATCTCTATAAACGCAAATTCAGGATTATCGAGCAGTTTGCCCGTTaacaacttccagaacCATCAGCATACGCCCGTAGGTGGCAACAACGTGGACGAAATAGACAAGCTCTTgaacatcaacttgttccaGTCGGATTCGTTCACGATAGGCAATAAGTCTGGCTCTGGCTTCTACGATTTGGATTCGCAGCCTGGTCAATCTGGCTTAGCTGGAGTTAATGAAGACATGTATGTTGGCGATCAGATGCAACAATCTCATTTGAATGCCAATTTGGATCTCGATTTGATCGATGGCAGTCAGACTAATGGCAATGCTAATGGAAGTGCAGGCTGGAATTGGTTGGACTTCAGTCCACCTCAGAACTAG
- the ETR1 gene encoding mitochondrial 2-enoyl thioester reductase, with product MSIQAQAVTFTDFGKDLPNVLKQTKFVIDPANLKSNQLVLKALANSVNPSDIHEIFGGYRIPRTQYLNPDEPLYVGGNEGVFRVVEVGSDVKFKKGDWLIAKLPGFGTWRSYALATIEADDPEPFIKISSDDDDSLSVEQAATISINPPTALQLLNQFVKDWADDGNDWVIQNAGNSSVSKFVTQLAKLKNVKTISIVRDGKSDEEIKELQDFHATKVLTESEFLAEDFLSKTLPALIGPKGKVRLALNSIGGGEAVTQLANSLSHDGFLVTFGVIGGGQISIDPRIQLFKNITTAAYWLTANTKKNPQSKVDTVQTLLEYYKQGKIVDTPLNKIQFKENENIQKVFVNAIVNSKDGKQVIFYE from the coding sequence ATGTCCATTCAAGCCCAGGCTGTGACCTTCACCGACTTCGGCAAAGATCTTCCCAATGTTCTCAAACAGACAAAGTTCGTCATTGATCctgccaacttgaagagcAACCAGTTGGTGCTCAAGGCTCTTGCCAATTCTGTCAACCCATCTGATATTCATGAGATTTTTGGAGGATACAGAATCCCCAGAACGCAATACTTGAATCCAGATGAGCCACTCTATGTTGGTGGAAACGAAGGTGTTTTCCGcgtagttgaagttggttCAGATGTAAAATTCAAAAAGGGTGATTGGTTGATTGCAAAGTTGCCAGGATTTGGAACATGGAGAAGTTATGCTTTGGCTACAATCGAGGCTGATGATCCTGAACCTTTCATCAAGATCTCGTCGGATGACGACGACAGCTTATCTGTAGAGCAGGCTGCTACCATTTCTATCAATCCTCCCACTGCTCTTCAGCTCTTAAATCAATTTGTCAAGGACTGGGCAGATGATGGTAACGACTGGGTTATTCAAAATGCGGGAAACTCGCTGGTATCTAAATTTGTTACCCAATTGGCtaagttgaagaatgtaAAGACGATTTCAATTGTTAGAGATGGAAAatcagatgaagaaatcaaggagTTGCAGGACTTTCACGCTACTAAAGTGTTGACCGAATCTGAGTTCTTAGCGGAAGATTTCCTCTCTAAGACTTTGCCAGCCTTGATTGGTCCAAAGGGAAAAGTCAGATTGGCTTTGAACTCTATCGGTGGTGGTGAAGCAGTTACGCAGCTTGCCAACTCGTTATCGCACGACGGTTTCTTAGTCACTTTTGGTGTCATTGGTGGAGGTCAGATTTCCATTGATCCTAGAATtcagttgttcaagaacatcaccaCTGCTGCCTACTGGTTGACTGCCAATACTAAGAAAAACCCACAGTCGAAGGTTGATACGGTTCaaactcttcttgaataCTACAAGCAAGGGAAGATTGTTGATACTCCTCTTAACAAGATCCAGTTCAAGGAAAATGAGAATATCCAAAAGGTATTTGTCAATGCCATCGTTAATTCTAAAGACGGCAAACAGGTAATCTTCTATGAATAG